From one Pseudomonadota bacterium genomic stretch:
- the cfa gene encoding cyclopropane fatty acyl phospholipid synthase, translated as MQLQTIIEYLGRQKGIDVRINGDRPHDIQVHDPGFYRRLLRSYSLGMGEGYMDGMWSTGDLEALLRRCLQPFERSGNPSLLTAVQHVFFNRQTLLRSTQAAEHHYDIGNDLYEAMLDPYMQYSCAYWKDIETLEEAQRAKMALICRKLRLQPGLSVLDIGCGFGGLMKYMRDEHGVRVTGLTLSKEQQRFAGQRFGLDSVLWCDYRNLDARYEHSFDRVVSVGMLEHVGYKNYPDFFRSARRLLRDDGIFVLQTIGGNVSVTRPDDWVDRYIFPNGMTPSIAQLGRAMEGLFVMEDWHNFGPSYARTLDAWHHRSQAFFRGTDRYPPRFQRMWELYLVGSKVAFDLRSSQLWQLVLSPRGVPGGLPRVD; from the coding sequence GTGCAACTCCAAACCATCATCGAATACCTGGGACGCCAGAAGGGCATCGACGTGCGCATCAACGGCGATCGCCCCCATGACATCCAGGTCCATGACCCGGGGTTTTACCGGCGCCTGTTGCGGAGTTACAGCCTCGGCATGGGTGAGGGCTACATGGACGGGATGTGGAGCACCGGGGACCTGGAGGCTCTGCTGCGGCGCTGCCTGCAACCCTTCGAGCGGTCCGGGAACCCGAGCCTCCTGACCGCCGTCCAGCATGTGTTTTTCAATAGGCAGACTCTGTTAAGGAGCACGCAGGCGGCCGAGCACCATTACGACATCGGCAACGATCTCTACGAGGCCATGCTCGATCCGTACATGCAGTACAGCTGCGCTTACTGGAAGGACATCGAGACCCTGGAGGAGGCCCAGCGCGCCAAGATGGCGCTCATCTGCCGCAAGCTCCGATTGCAGCCCGGACTCTCCGTCCTCGACATCGGGTGTGGTTTCGGGGGCCTCATGAAATACATGCGCGATGAGCATGGCGTCCGCGTCACGGGCCTCACGCTCTCGAAAGAACAGCAGCGGTTTGCGGGCCAGAGGTTCGGTCTCGACTCCGTGCTCTGGTGCGATTACCGCAACCTCGATGCCCGCTATGAGCACTCCTTCGACCGCGTCGTGTCGGTCGGGATGCTGGAGCACGTGGGTTACAAGAACTATCCCGATTTCTTTCGCTCCGCTCGGCGCCTCTTGAGGGACGACGGCATCTTCGTCCTGCAGACGATCGGCGGCAACGTCTCGGTCACGCGACCCGACGACTGGGTGGATAGATACATCTTCCCGAACGGCATGACCCCATCGATCGCGCAGCTCGGCCGCGCCATGGAGGGTCTTTTCGTCATGGAGGACTGGCACAACTTCGGCCCCAGCTACGCGCGTACGCTGGACGCCTGGCACCACCGCTCGCAGGCGTTCTTCCGCGGCACGGACCGCTATCCGCCGCGCTTCCAGCGCATGTGGGAGCTGTACCTCGTGGGCTCCAAGGTGGCCTTCGATCTCCGCTCATCGCAGCTCTGGCAACTGGTGTTGAGCCCGCGCGGCGTGCCTGGGGGCTTACCCAGGGTCGATTAG